One Citrus sinensis cultivar Valencia sweet orange chromosome 5, DVS_A1.0, whole genome shotgun sequence genomic window, atgaagaaaaatatttaatataaagaaagatgagagaaagatgagaaaaataaagaagaaaataagagagagagagtgggtggatagagagagaataaatttCTCTCATCTTTCTCTACAATAAAGATTACTTATTTAGGTAAAGTAACTGGCCCATACGTTGAGATCACGTGTGAAGGATATATAGacatgaaaaaagaaagaaaatgtggTGGTCCAAGGCACagtgaaagagaaagaaagaccGACCATCTatccccattttttttttcaaattaaatctaaAGAGATGGTGactttaaagaaagaaagataagttctgaaaaaaaaaaaaaaaaaccgaatcCAAAGAGAAAAGCATTTGCAACCCGTGCTTAGCTAAACTTTCGCTAATCATTTTGCAATCTTAATGGCTGcgatttgattttcttttctctcaacttaagtttaaaacaaaaatcattcTAATTTTTGGTAGTGACACTAAGACGGCACTAAccgtaaaaaaataaaatagagacACACATGTTCGGTGGGGCAAAGCTATGGTACAACAGTAGTACTATACCACAGCTGGGTCCAACCATTGGATCCAGCCCACAGTGATCAACAGAACTGGATCCAACTGTGGTATAGTACCACTATAGTACCATAGCTGGACCCTCATAGGTGACACTTCAGAACTCAAACTCACATGATGCCAAAACAAACCCTAAGTCCTTATTGGCCGACAATGATGACTTTTAAAATGCAATAGACATCATgctattcatttcatttatgaaTAGTGTTTGGTGTAGAGAAAGAGGAGAGAAATTTGTCCCATCTTTCTCTACACCAAATATTTTCTTACCTAAAATGATccaattcataaataaaaggCGACTTTGTACTTTAGAACAAAAAAATCTgcattttactattaattattcttatgtccttacaaattcaaaatgctCTGGAGTTCCAACTTCAACGCTATGCTAATTCACACAGTAAACACACAGTGAGAAGAGAAAGGAAGTAGTTGCTGACTCCACCGAGAGAGTAAAGAATGATTCTCGAACTGCTGTTGTTTCATATTATGTTCTTGTTATCGTCTCCACCAAATTACGTTGTAGCGACACCATCACCTTTATTAGCAGCGTCTTATTCTTCATCCACTTTCAGTAACAGAGCATATTGCTATTACGATGAAGTTTGGTCATCTCTTGAAGATTTTCAACATGAAGATGAAGTTATTGTTAACAGATATGTTGGCTTGCAAAAACCAAATTTTGTCTTCTCTCGAACCAGAGACTTCTGCAGAATCGCCAGCAACAGCCTTGCCTTTATGGCCTGTAATCCTACCGATTTCATTATTCGCGGTGGCTGGTGCCAGCTGCCTGCGTCTCTCGACGGATTCATGTTTGCCATAGAGAATCCTCAAGATGGGGAAGGATTGAATCTGATAAATAGCAGAGACTTTCAAGATGCCGAATGAATAATAAAGCTCGATTTAGGTTTCTCGCATAAGTtgaggtaaaaaaaataaaaaataagctaCCTCCTCGTATACTTTAgaataatgatattaaaacCAAAGAATCTGACATACTGGtgataaaacaacagtaaGATCATACGGTATTATAGTGTTAAGTAAAAAGTTAGCACTATCTTTCAATAAACACTGTAATTAATAGAATGAATAGATGTCAATCCCTTCATCACAGCAAGATCAATTCAAGCCTTGAGTCACGCACGTAGTTTATGGCTTAACAattgtaatttatatattCACGGGATTCTTGatttattcttgatttattCTTTCCTTAACTGATGTACAAGACATGTATATATTCCTTCACTGTGAAATGAATAGTTAGAAACTTTCTTACAAACATTTGCATCAGTTAATTTCTtgttatggtatcagagccgtAATAGCTCTCACGAGTGAAAGAATAACCAACAACCTTTGTGTTTCTTCCTTCAAATGGCAGCAGAAAATTCAACTAGTGTCAACAGCATTGCCTCCACTTTATTAACCAACCCAACCCTCCCAATCAACCTTGTTGCAATTACCTCTTCCCAACTTCCGCTTAAACTCACTACAATAAACTATCCATCTTGGAAGGCACAAGTTGATGCCATGCTATTTGGATATGACCTAATTGGGTACATTGATGGCTCACTTCCATGCCCGCCACCAACTATAGACCACAATGGTTCTAAATCTCCAAATCCTGCATATACGGTTTGGATGCGTCAGGACAAACTTCTATTCCTGGCGATAATTGGTGCACTTTCAGATTCAATTATACCACGTGTATCATCTGCAAAGACATCAAGTGAGGTCTTGGCAAAACTTGAAGGCTTGTATGCCAACAAATCAACAACCAGAATTATGGGACTTCAAGAAACATTGATGAAGCTTTCTCGTGGCTCTTCATCAGTTGCTGACTACCTTGGCTCTATTAACACAATTGCTGATGATCTTGCTCTTGCAGGTGCACCTTTGGATAACATCAAGTTAGTCATTCATGCCTTAAATGGTCTCGGTCCAGAATTCAAGGAAATAGCTGCCGCTATTCGAGCTCGAGACACAGTGATCTCATTTgaagaattgcatgataaaCTCGTCGAATACGAGTCCTTCCTTCGACGTGAAGAAGGTCAATCATCATCCCCTCCAATGACAGTCAACAGCACTCATTCCCATACTAAAAATGGCAAGAAAGGCAACAACAAAAACTGGAACAATCAGCCTCGTAACAATGGTCAAGGCAATGGGCAAGGAACTTCCAATAAATCCGAAAATCCCAACACCAACACCAGTAAAAATCCCAATGTCATTTGCCAATTTTGTGGGAAAAGAGGACATTCTGCTCGTCAATGTTATCATGCCAAGAAGATAATGCTGCGAGAACATCCTCCAACTGCAAATCACACTGCAACCGGCACCAATGCTTCACCGAATTGGCTGATGGACTCTGCTGCTTCTCATCATGTGACTGGGGATCTCAATAACCTCCCTCTGCACCAACCTTACGAAGGCCCTGATGACATCGTCATCGGTGATGGTACAGGCTTAAATATCACACATACTGGTTCCTCTAAACTCTCCACTCCTACCACTTCATTTTCCTTATCTAATGTTTTATGTGTCCCATCcataaaacaaaatctaatctctgtttttcaattttgtaattctAATAAAACATCTGTTGAATTCTTTCCCTCTTATTTTGTTGTGAAGGATCTAACCACGGGGGCACATCTCATTCGAGGGCAGAGTAGAAACAACGTCTATGAGTGGCCAACCATGAGGAAGAAATCGATGATAGTTCAAAGAGCTTGTGTAGGaatcaaaacttcttttgaTGTTTGGCACAATCGCCTTGGACATCCATCatctaaaattctcaaatatCTTGTGTCTAATAAAATTCTTCCCATTGAGTCAAGTCGGTCATGTAGttcatttttttgtgattCATGTTTATGTAATAAAAGTCATAGGTTGAGTTTCGGTGTATCATCTCTTTCAAGTCGAGGTCCTTTGGATTTAATTTACACTGATGTATGGGGACCCTCTCCCATTCAATCAATTGATGGCTTTTCTTactatgttatttttgttgactATTTCACCAAATATTCTTGGCTTTTTCCTATGCAAAAAAAATCTGATGTCTTTTCTATCTTTGCTAAATACAAAGTAATggtagaaaaatattttaaaacatctatTGTCACTATGTATTCAGATGGAGGTGGTGAATATCGTGGCCTCAAATCTATGATTGAATCTCATGGTATTCAACATCTATTTTCCCCACCTCATACCCCTCAACATATTGGTTCTGCAGAACGAAAACACCGACATGTTATTGAAACTGGGTTATCACTTCTACATAAAGCCTCTCTCCCCCCTTCATTTTGGTCACATGCTTTTCAAGCAGCTATCTATCTCATCAATAGGTTACCGACACCTATTCTTGAGAATAAATCTCCTTTTGAGTCATTATTTTCTACAATGCCAAACTATTCTAAGTTACGAATATTTGGCTGTCTCTGTTACCCGTGGTTACGTCCATATACTAGCCATAAATTAGAACCCCGCTCTAGACCTTGCATTTTTTTGGGTTACTCTAATCTTCATAATGCCTACAAATGCTTTGATCCCTCaactacaaaaattttcatttcaagaCATGTTCAGTTCGTTGAAGATAATTTTCCTTCTATAGTTTCCTCCCAGGATAAGGTTTCATTTGACTCTCACCTTTTATCCAAATGGTCAGCACCATCTTTTGCTCTTAatgcattttttaatatcccaCTTTCCACATCACACTCCACCAAGTCAGGTCCCTTCCTCAACAAGTCTCCCACATGTGTTTCCTCCAGTTCACATAGTGATTCTCCCATGCACAACTTTCCCGATTCTCCTATAATTAAGGATTCTTCATCTTTTAACAACCCCTCCCATTTACAAACTCCTCCAAATACTTCTCCCCTGATCACACAATCTTCATCAACTCCTAATTCTCCGCCTTCATTGTCAGAAGTAAATCCAACTCAACAAACTGTCCATTTTAGTCAAGATACTTCCAATCCTCATTCTTCTTCTCAACTCTCGACTTGTCCACTTAAAGAAGCTGTCCACTCTTTGTGTCCATTcaacaataatattgattCGTCACAAGCACTTTTACTGTCAGAAGTGGATCCTCATTTGGAAGGTTCAACTCACAAGATGTCATCCTCTATGCCACAGACTGAGCAACCCCCAAGGAATGACTCttctaactttatttattctattcCCCAAATCCATCGTGAGCCGTGCTCTCAAAATCAACATATCATGACTACACGCTCCAAAAACTGTGTGTTTCAACCCAAACACCTCAACATCACGACAAAATATCCTCTTCCATTATCCCTTGAGCCTACCAGTCCCATACAAGCCCTTAAAGATCCTCAATGGCGACATGCTATGTGTGATGAAATTAATGCCTTAGTCAAGAATGGTACTTGGGAGTTGGTTCCTCGCACACCCACTCAAAATATTGTTGGATGTAAATGGGTTTTCCGCATTAAAAGACATCCTGATGGAAGCATTGACAGGTATAAAGCCCGCTTAGTTGCTAAAGGATTTCATCAACGGCCGGGTATTGATTATCATGACACCTTCAGCCCGGTGGTCAAGCCAACCACGATCCGACTAGTTCTCTCCGTTGCCCTTTCTCGCAATTGGAAGGTTCATCAGTTAGACGTCAATAATGCTTTCTTACATGGTCGGCTATCGGAGCAAGTCTTTATGTCTCAACCTCCTGGTTTCATTGATGCATCTCTACCAAACCATGTATGTCGGTTGCACAAGGCCCTTTATGGCCTTAAACAAGCACCACGTGCGTGGTATAATGAACTTcaagaatttcttcttctctctggATTTGTCAAATCCAAATCAGATgcttcattatttatttataacacCAACTCTactgtgatttattttttggtgtatGTAGATGATCTTTTAGTAACAGGTAACTCCAAAGTTGCAATTGTTGCGCTTATTGCTGCCCTATCTCGGAGGTTCTCGATAAAAGATCTAGGTGACTTGCATTTTTTTCTTGGCATTGAAGTGATTCCTACACCCACTGGTCTATTTTTATCTCAACAAAAATACATCAGAGATCTCCTTGCAAGAACAAAAATGGAAGGCGTCAAAGACTATGTCACTCCTATgtccacatcaattcaactCCTTCATCACGATGGCTCACCTTCGGCAGATGCTACGTTGTATCGCAGTGTTATCGGTGGCCTTCAATATTTGGCTCTGACACGTCCAGATATTGCTTATCCTGTCAACAAACTTGCGCAATATATGCAAGCTCCAAATCAGACTCATTGGGCTGCTGCAAAGCGTATTCTTCGGTACCTAAAGAATACTCTTCACTTTGGTCTTCATCTTAAGCGGCATCAACCTTTTCAACTCACTGCATACTCCGACGCCGATTGGGCTGGTGACCGTGACAACTATTGCTCCATATCTgcttatattatttactttggTGGTAATCCTATATCTTGGTGCTCAAAGAAGCAGCGTACAGTTGCTAGATCGTCAACTGAGGCAGAGTATCGTGCCATTGCTTCCACCGCTGCTGAAATTTCATGGCTCGTCAATTTGCTCTCTGAACTTGGCATTACTCTATCTTCTCCTCCACACCTTTTATGTGATAATCTTGGTGCCACTTATTTATGTGCAAATCCCATTTTCCACTCTCGGATGAAGCATATTGCAATCGATTATCATTTTGTTCGAGACAAGGTATTTGAAGGCTCCCTTAAGGTATCTCATGTTTCAACGACCGAACAACTTGCTGATCTTTTCACCAAGCCTTTGGCTAAGCAACGATTTCTAACTCTTCGATCCAAGATTGGCGTCTTCGATGGTGACGCCATCTTGCGGGGGCATAATAGAATGAATAGATGTCAATCCCTTCATCACAGCAAGATCAATTCAAGCCTTGAGTCACGCACGTAGTTTATGGCTTAACAattgtaatttatatattCACGGGATTCTTGatttattcttgatttattCTTTCCTTAACTGATGTACAAGACATGTATATATTCCTTCACTGTGAAATGAATAGTTAGAAACTTTCTTACAAACATTTGCATCAGTTAATTTCTTGTTAGTAATATCCCGCACAGTTTTATgcttattttagattttcgTGTCTTCCTTCGTTTTGATCTATTTTTCGATTCTTTCTTAGCAGATGGTACAACacatcatttttcttagaaGATTTCGgcaattcatttttcatagAACATTTCACCgattcatttttcttagaaGTTTTCACCAATCATCGTGGCCGCCGCTCATCACCGGGTTCGTAAGAGTCACCAGCCTGCAGCAGTTATGGCCGACTCATATTGATAGGTAAACCAAATGAGTCTTGGTAATTACCTTGGAAACTATATGTGGTAAGGCAAAAAAGGTTTatgttgaagaaataaataaaactagtagagcaaaataaaagttttgagcGGCAAGAAACGAAATTAATTCATCTAATTCAAATGTCATATATATGCATCTTAAGTAATCACttctatatttaaaaaatttacatgtaGATAAAGTTCATGATTGCCATATATGTATGTTGAGTAATGCTACACTTACATAGTTGGGATACATAAAATTGGCATTTGTATGTCAATTCATTTATTGGAGACATAAATATTCACTTAAGGATAGATAATTTAAGTCAACCAACACACTACACTTGGCAAGTAATGATTGCTAGTACATCATTTGGGATACAAAGTGTGATAAAAGAGCGGTTGAAATATACTTACAAAGTTGGGAAACAAAATTTGATCCCCATTCATGTGACATCAATACAAATTCATCACTTGGATGAAAAGTGATATGCTCAATAACAAATTATCAGATGGCCTTATGAGATAATGCCGTATTATTTCCCACATCAGTTTGGATGTAAACTTTGACAATTCAATAGCATTACATTTACAAAGTTCGAATGCAAAGTTTTAACATTTTGGTCATGTACTAAAACTACATGATGATACGCGAACTTTATCTAACAGATCCCTTCTGTATATGTAGCAACAATCAGCACATTGCTTGTATTTCTCTTCCAAGTTATCGGTAGAATGTTGTTGCGGAtcataagaaagaaaagaatggaTATCAAACTCAAAGAGAGGTTCTTCAAACAAAACGGGGGTTTACTTTTACAACAAATGTTAAATTCATATGATGACAGCGTTATTGACAGATGCAAATTGTTCAGTTCAAAGGAATTAGATAAGGCAACTAACCATTTTAATGTGAACAGAATACTTGGTCAGGGAGGCCAAGGTACTGTTTACAAGGGAATGCTTGAAGATGGAAGAATCATGGCAgtaaagaaattcaaattagCTGTAGATGATGAAGAATTATTAAAGCTGGAAGAATTCATTAACGAGATTGTCATTCTTTCGCAAATTAATCACAGGAATGTGGTTAAGCTCTTGGGATGTTGTTTGGAGACCGAAGTTCCTTTACTAGTTTATGAATTTATCCCGAACCCTTTACCAGCATCTTCATGATCATCATCGAAATGAAGAGTTTCCGCTAACGTGGGAAATACGTTTGAGGATTGCCACAGAAGTTGCGGGAGCACTTTCTTATCTGCACTCGGCAGCTTCCTCTCCGATTTATCATCGAGACATTAAGTCAACGAATATACTCTTAGACGAAAGATACAGAGCAAAAGTTGCAGACTTTGGGacttcaaaatttattgctaTGGATCAAACTCATGTGACAACAAAAATACAAGGGACATTTGGGTACTTGGAGCCAGAGTACCATCAATCAAGCCAATTGACGGATAAAAGTGATGTCTATAGTTTTGGAGTAGTTCTTGTTGAACTTTTAACAGGAAAGAAGCCAATATTTTCGACAGGTAATACTTCACAAGAAAATGTGAGTTTGGCTGCATTTTTTGTTCATTCTATGAGAAAGAATCATATGTACGATATTCTTGATGATCAAGTGGTGAAGCTGGTAAAGAAAAATCAGATCATGGCATTTGCTAACCTTGCAGAAAGATGCTTAGACTTGAATGGTAAGAAAAGACCTACAATGGAAGAAGTTACAATGGAGCTAAATGGAATTCGAGGatctagtaaaaaaaaaaaagagcaatgTTCAGTAAAATTATCAAGAGGTTGAGTTTAAAATAACCCAAATGAAGCAAAGCATAGGGGCTTTtgatcctttttctttttttcttcactttttttttagattttggcCACAAAATGATTTACAGCACTGGCACTCTACTGAGATTGTTCTGGCTTATAAAATAAGCTCAGTTTAACTGTGTAGATGAAATAATCAATTGGACGAAAAGCCATCTTAGTGTATGGTAAATTACATTGTTTGAGATTATTGTTTTAAGCTTCAACAGTATgtgtttcataatttttattgttgaagtattgtttcattttattacataattgtAGTAGAGtacttaaattttctttctaaaactCAATATagttgacattttttttaaaataagggcttgttaaatttaatttaatgaaactaaaataaccatttaaaatctaaattatattGCATCAACTAGGGGTGTTCATAATCCGGTCTGATCCGCTCAATCCGTCCGATCCGTAAAAATCCGGTCCATAAAAATCCAATCCGTGGATTGGTGTattagattggattaaaaatttgaaaatccgcAACCGGtagattggatatggattcaCTTCTGTAAATCCGCCAATCcgcaaaaaaatatttatttaattaaaaaatttataaatatgacattactaataaataagttaaatgtAATTACATACTTAATTAACACCATAAGATACCTTATccattattcaaaaataacataaataattaaataattaaaatatacaaagataagttgtaaaaattcttaaataaaataaaaaattatataccaaacaaaatatttatcctAAATGTCACTTCACCGAAGCTGCCactagaaaacaaaaaaccttGACTTCTTAAACTTTCCCGTCACAAGCACACACAAAACCCTTGACTTTCTATCCTTCCCTGTCACAAGCACAGAGCCACCAGCACCCAACGATTCTTACTAGCTTGAAACTTCTCCTTCGGCCATCTTCTCCAACGATTCTTGATCTCTGTGCAAGCAgtcatttaaacaaaattattatatttgttaatttttttattcaataaaattattttatttgttatttatttcaattatgtttatttaatttaggttAAAGTACGAAATACAAATTGGCAGcagacatttttctttttgatgtgTCATAATTTGAtactttaaatatattattgtaactttaattgaacaattaattttaatgtattatattttgaagttttaaatgtattattttagcttcatttgaacaattaatttcggtgtgttgtattttaaaactttaatgcattattttagttttatttaaataattaattaatttaaatcttattcaattttgaatttgattggtagtaaaattatttttatattactttttttattttattagttcgTGGATTGGACCGAATGAAAAATTTGTAATCCGCAGATCAATCCGCAAAatgatggattggatatggattgagtcaaatccgcatccgatccgcaAACATATAGATTGGATTTAGATTGAGTTTAACCAATCcatggattggattggattgaaaattcataatccaCAAAAtcgtggattggatatggattgatgtccgATCCGCGAAATCCGATCCGAGAACACCCCTAGCATCAACCCTCACACCAAAAGCCTTAAATGGCCTTAATGGCCTCTCTGGCCATGGGAGATGGCAACCAGCCATCACCGGTTTCCACCCTCT contains:
- the LOC127902196 gene encoding wall-associated receptor kinase-like 22, producing MDIKLKERFFKQNGGLLLQQMLNSYDDSVIDRCKLFSSKELDKATNHFNVNRILGQGGQGTVYKGMLEDGRIMAVKKFKLAVDDEELLKLEEFINEIHLHDHHRNEEFPLTWEIRLRIATEVAGALSYLHSAASSPIYHRDIKSTNILLDERYRAKVADFGTSKFIAMDQTHVTTKIQGTFGYLEPEYHQSSQLTDKSDVYSFGVVLVELLTGKKPIFSTGNTSQENVSLAAFFVHSMRKNHMYDILDDQVVKLVKKNQIMAFANLAERCLDLNGKKRPTMEEVTMELNGIRGSSKKKKEQCSVKLSRG